Proteins found in one Pseudorasbora parva isolate DD20220531a chromosome 11, ASM2467924v1, whole genome shotgun sequence genomic segment:
- the LOC137092566 gene encoding uncharacterized protein, producing the protein MEDDRRFHKLTQEQVETLDQVLTEVIPIHGRGNFPTLEIKPKDIIHVVRDRLILKKIKVRDVRLNGSTASHVLVKENGTSYKDLDIIFGVELPKPEDFQIIKEVVLGCLLDFLPKGVNKDKITALTMKEAYVQKMVKVFTEHDRWSLISLSNNSGKNVELKFVNSLRRQFEFSVDSFQIILDSMLQSYLDAERRKFEEDQEGHDSSSAQTKGIQSAPMDEPFLSSCDIGHHQESDTDMSCKTDDVQTQCQCDISQKEQPTYSEREPTLEIDKDAETEMVETTTMPEPMEQVSEHPITVEESIELHENVSLHTETLLEVNTNETGIDSGGGNELVVSVKETNPPVKTYISEMDSDMLDIEAVNPKPWLEMVHSDFSCLSTKGTFGERCTFQPAPITFLTQAALDSYAEYPLPPPAKKNSHNSQMVVLKHSSPKPPRKMSKKTSPVPSEKSVSNNLDVNTCQVLHPPKAYPNEPLPMQVKLSGFTTQSFELSSASEKEAKESEEVATCAGAFIVAESDMHSEETLCVSLSPEDGLQSRAQSSEPETGEATHIVIPSSNPSNLPKDQNTINQPFTESNQTAQCQAIVPLINVNSEPLLQANESYNLNSASPKKEDAESCAHVDDPTSPSVTKSDSKTQELIVPTPEIKEPPELLPYVSEPLVPLPEVQSLTVSAPHFSKTPEPSISTTATETPGISEALLKPSVLSLDVIEPSEVFFEALEPSEVLSQVLKPSAVSHALETSSVSEAVVSNISNPSASDISQPVLPSKELPSITVMAESMYGDFEQAMDHLRYRLIATRNPEEIRGGGLLKYSNLLVRDFKPACETEIKTLERYMCSRFFIDFPDVNEQQRKIESYLRNHFIGEEKSKYDYLMTLRRVVNESTVCLMGHERRQTLNMITILALKVLGEQNIIPNANNVTCYYQPAPYMTDHNFSNYYITNGQSPLIYHPYPLHIHMQTGLV; encoded by the exons ATGGAAGATGACCGCCGGTTTCACAAACTGACACAAGAACAGGTGGAGACTTTGGACCAAGTTCTTACCGAGGTCATTCCCATTCATGGCAGGGGCAATTTCCCAACCCTTGAAATCAAGCCTAAAGACATAATCCATGTTGTCAGAGACAGACTGATTTTGAAGAAAATCAAGGTAAGAGATGTCCGTCTCAATGGCTCTACAGCCAGTCATGTGCTGGTGAAGGAGAATGGCACCAGCTATAAAGACTTGGATATAATCTTTGGCGTGGAGCTTCCCAAACCGGAGGACTTCCAAATTATCAAGGAGGTGGTTTTGGGCTGTCTGCTGGACTTTTTACCTAAAGGAGTCAACAAAGATAAAATCACAGCTCTTACCATGAAAGAGGCATATGTACAAAAGATGGTAAAGGTGTTCACTGAGCATGACCGCTGGAGCCTTATCTCCCTTTCTAACAATAGTGGGAAAAACGTAGAGCTCAAGTTTGTCAACTCTCTACGACGACAGTTTGAATTCAGTGTGGACTCTTTTCAGATCATCCTGGACAGCATGCTACAATCTTATTTGGATGCTGAAAGGAGGAAGTTTGAAGAAGACCAAGAGGGCCATGACTCTTCTTCAGCTCAAACAAAAGGGATTCAGTCAGCCCCAATGGATGAACCATTTCTCAGCTCTTGTGACATAGGACATCACCAGGAAAGTGACACTGACATGTCCTGCAAAACTGATGACGTGCAAACTCAGTGTCAATGTGATATCAGTCAGAAAGAACAGCCTACATATTCAGAACGAGAACCAACTCTGGAAATAGACAAAGATGCTGAAACAGAGATGGTTGAAACGACAACAATGCCTGAGCCTATGGAGCAAGTATCAGAGCACCCTATAACGGTGGAGGAAAGTATTGAACTTCATGAAAATGTGTCTTTGCATACGGAGACACTGCTAGAGGTAAATACAAATGAGACAGGCATTGATTCAGGGGGAGGAAATGAACTGGTAGTGTCTGTTAAGGAAACAAATCCCCCAGTTAAAACATATATTAGTGAAATGGATTCTGACATGTTAGACATAGAGGCAGTTAATCCCAAACCATGGCTTGAAATGGTCCATTCTGACTTCTCTTGCCTTTCAACAAAAGGGACCTTTGGTGAGCGATGCACATTTCAACCTGCTCCCATTACATTTCTCACACAAGCTGCACTAGATTCATACGCCGAGTATCCTCTGCCACCCCCTGCCAAGAAAAACAGCCACAATTCACAAATGGTTGTTCTCAAGCATTCCTCGCCCAAACCTCCTCGGAAAATGTCCAAAAAGACATCTCCTGTGCCATCGGAAAAATCAGTGTCAAATAATTTGGATGTTAATACTTGTCAGGTTTTGCATCCACCTAAAGCTTACCCAAATGAACCACTACCTATGCAGGTTAAATTGTCAGGTTTCACCACACAAAGCTTTGAATTATCCAGTGCCTCAGAAAAAGAAGCTAAAGAGTCAGAAGAAGTAGCCACTTGTGCTGGAGCTTTTATTGTTGCAGAGAGCGACATGCATTCAGAAGAGACACTGTGCGTGAGTCTATCACCAGAGGACGGCCTTCAAAGTCGAGCGCAAAGCTCAGAACCAGAAACTGGTGAAGCTACACATATAGTCATCCCTTCGTCCAATCCCAGTAATCTCCCTAAAGATCAAAACACGATAAACCAGCCTTTTACCGAAAGCAACCAGACTGCACAGTGTCAGGCAATTGTACCTCTCATTAATGTGAATTCTGAGCCTTTACTTCAGGCAAATGAGAGCTATAACCTGAACTCAGCCTCTCCCAAAAAGGAAGACGCTGAGTCCTGTGCCCATGTTGATGACCCCACATCACCCTCAGTCACCAAGTCGGACTCTAAG ACTCAGGAACTTATTGTGCCAACTCCAGAGATTAAAGAACCTCCAGAACTATTACCGTATGTATCAGAACCACTTGTCCCTTTACCAGAGGTTCAAAGCCTCACCGTATCAGCACCACATTTTTCAAAGACACCAGAGCCTTCCATATCCACGACGGCAACAGAGACTCCTGGGATCTCAGAAGCTCTTTTGAAACCATCAGTCCTATCTTTGGACGTCATTGAACCCTCGGAAGTATTCTTTGAGGCTCTGGAACCGTCTGAGGTACTTTCACAGGTTTTGAAACCCTCTGCAGTATCACATGCGTTAGAAACGTCCTCGGTGAGTGAGGCGGTGGTTTCCAATATATCAAATCCATCAGCTTCAGACATTAGCCAGCCCGTACTCCCTTCCAAAGAGCTGCCTTCCATTACGGTGATGGCTGAGAGCATGTATGGTGACTTTGAGCAGGCTATGGATCATCTACGCTACCGGCTAATAGCAACACGTAACCCTGAAGAGATCAGGGGTGGAGGCCTCCTCAAGTACAGTAATCTGCTTGTCCGGGACTTTAAACCTGCCTGTGAGACTGAAATTAAGACACTTGAGCGCTACATGTGTTCACGTTTTTTTATTGACTTCCCTGATGTGAACGAGCAGCAGCGCAAGATTGAATCATATCTGCGCAACCATTTTATTGGAGAAGAGAAAAGCAAATATGATTACTTGATGACACTTCGGAGGGTGGTCAATGAGAGCACTGTGTGCTTAATGGGGCATGAGCGTCGTCAGACTCTCAATATGATTACCATTCTAGCGCTCAAAGTCCTGGGTGAGCAGAATATCATTCCTAATGCCAATAATGTCACATGCTACTACCAGCCTGCACCATACATGACAGACCACAACTTCAGTAACTATTACATTACAAATGGCCAGTCCCCGCTTATATACCACCCCTACCCACTACACATACACATGCAGACCGGACTGGTTTAG
- the msnb gene encoding moesin b → MDAELEFAIQPSTTGKQLFDQVVKTIGLREIWYFGLQYQDSKGFSTWLKLNKRVTAQDVRKETPLLVKFRAKFFPEDVAEELIQEATQRLFFLQVKEGILNDDIYCPPETAVLLASYAVQMKYSDFSTEYHKPGYLCRDKLLPQRVLEQHKLTKEQWEERIQVWHEQHKGMIREDAMIEYLKISQDLEMYGVNYFSIKNKKGSELWLGVDALGLNIYERSDKLTPKIGFPWSEIRNISFNDKKFVIKPIDKKSPDFVFYAPRLRINKRILALCMGNHDLYMRRRKPDTIEVQQMKAQAKEEKNKRQQERALLENEKKRRENAEKETEKIARETMELVQRLRQIEEQTKKAQEELEEQTKRALELERERKFAQEEAERLETDRRIAEEVKSALLQQSENQMKNQENLATELAELTSKISLLEDAKKKKEDEARKWQRRAIMVEVDLERTKEELKSKLIGVHIQAISQTENDHDENDESSAEASAELTSTGTYQDRSEEQRITETEKNERLQKRLQALSSELADARDESKKTPNDLIHAENVRLGRDKYKTLRQIRQGNTKQRIDEFESM, encoded by the exons ATGGATGCTGAGCTGGAGTTTGCCATTCAGCCCAGTACAACTGGAAAACAACTTTTTGACCAA GTGGTGAAAACCATTGGACTCCGAGAGATCTGGTACTTTGGTCTGCAGTATCAGGACAGCAAGGGCTTCTCTACATGGCTGAAGCTCAATAAGCGG GTGACTGCTCAAGATGTCAGAAAAGAAACCCCATTACTGGTTAAATTTCGAGCAAAGTTCTTCCCTGAGGATGTGGCTGAAGAGCTGATTCAGGAAGCTACACAACGCCTGTTTTTCCTCCAGGTGAAAGAGGGAATATTGAATGATGATATTTACTGTCCACCTGAGACGGCTGTTCTTCTGGCCTCATACGCTGTGCAGATGAAATACAGTGACTTCAGTACAGAATATCACAAGCCTGGATATTTGTGCAGAGACAAATTGCTGCCACAAAG AGTTCTTGAACAACATAAACTGACAAAAGAGCAGTGGGAAGAACGAATTCAGGTGTGGCACGAGCAACACAAGGGCATGATCAG AGAGGATGCAATGATAGAATACTTGAAGATTTCTCAGGATCTGGAGATGTATGGAGTGAACTATTTCAgcatcaaaaacaaaaaaggatcGGAGTTGTGGTTGGGTGTTGATGCATTGGGACTCAACATATATGAACGTTCAGACAA gctGACACCTAAGATTGGATTTCCTTGGAGTGAGATACGGAACATTTCTTTCAATGACAAGAAATTTGTCATTAAGCCCATAGACAAAAAGTCACCG GACTTTGTGTTCTACGCACCTCGTCTGCGCATTAACAAGCGTATTTTGGCTCTGTGCATGGGAAACCATGATCTTTACATGAGACGACGCAAACCAGACACCATTGAGGTGCAGCAGATGAAAGCACAGGCCAAAGAGGAGAAGAACAAGAGACAACAAGAGAG aGCACTTCTGGAAAATGAGAAGAAAAGAAGAGAAAATGCAGAGAAAGAAACGGAGAAGATTGCAAGAGAGACAATGGAGCTTGTGCAAAGACTTCGACAAATTGAAGAGCAGACCAAAAAAGCTCAAGAGG AGCTGGAAGAGCAGACCAAGCGAGCTTTGGAGCTGGAGCGGGAGAGGAAATTTGCTCAGGAAGAGGCAGAGCGACTGGAGACAGACCGCAGGATTGCAGAAGAGGTGAAATCCGCATTACTGCAGCAATCTGAGAACCAGATGAAGAACCAAGAGAATCTG GCAACAGAGCTGGCCGAGCTGACATCCAAAATCTCTCTTCTGGAAGATGCCAAAAAGAAGAAAGAGGATGAAGCCAGGAAATGGCAGAGAAGG GCGATTATGGTTGAGGTAGACCTGGAGAGGACAAAAGAGGAATTGAAGAGTAAGCTAATTGGGGTCCACATCCAGGCAATATCCCAGACGGAGAATGACCATGATGAGAATGATGAGAGCAGTGCTGAGGCCAGTGCCGAGCTCACATCCACTGGAACATATCAAGACCGAAGTGAAGAGCAGCGTATAACAGAAACTGAGAAGAATGAACGTCTTCAGAAGCGCCTACAG GCTCTGAGCTCGGAGCTGGCAGATGCCCGTGATGAAAGCAAGAAGACTCCTAATGATCTGATCCATGCTGAGAACGTGAGGTTGGGAAGGGACAAATACAAAACCTTACGGCAAATACGACAAGGAAACACCAAACAGCGCATTGATGAATTTGAGTCCATGTGA